TGAATTGAATATGAAGTTCCCTGAAGAGGAATTGCGCTTCAACGGATACGGCCTGACAGCCAGTTGTGCATCTTTGTCTACATCAGTTTTACCCCCTGTAAAATTAGTaggatttttttgttgagGAGTTGCCGAAGAGAGTGATGGTTGTGCTAGATCGTACAAAGAATTGGTAGATCCTGATTTCCCAAGTGACAATGTTCTCCTCAGTGAAAGTCCTTCATCGTGGTTATCGTCTACTTCTTGgtcatcgtcatcttcttcctcttcgtcGTCGCTACTATTGTATTGTGAGTCTTCAATAAATTGCTGTTCGCTATCTGATGAAGAGCTGTAATTGTCGTCGTCATATAATAACATATGCGATCCATGTTGACGTGTTGTATTATTTGCTGAAGCTTTGTGTAGTTGTGGAACATGTTTTTCCTTGGATTCTACCGCATTGTTAAATTCATAGTTTGATGCATTATCATCTGCAATGGCTGTTTGTAAGTCCATTCCTTCAGGAACATCTACAATGTCACATGAATCTACTGGTAAAAAACTGGAAGTATCACCAGTGTAGACCGAGTTATAATCGTATATGTAATCATAGCCTCTGGAGGTATTGACGTTATGTGACACAGCATTACCATACCCATTAAATTCGCCATTATCAGATTCTTCGTCTGATCCATAATTCAAAGTGGTATCAGGAAGCAACTTTATTATGGGACGTACATGAGCTCTGGAAGTAGTAGATGAAGCCACAGAGGAATTATCTGTTATTGGTGAATGAACTCCAGAGTCAGACCTCCTGGAAAATCTTGCATTTATGTAAAGGCCGCCGtgttcttcatcatcagaatgtgatgaagatgatgattgTGAGGATGTATCATCGTCGCTAGTATTTTTGTTCAAATGTTCAGTTGCGGAGTTGATAGGAATAGATTTATGCTGAATGGCTAGCAATGGAGTCCTATTGTTGTTTATTGTTGTAACGTTCGCATTGTTATTAACATCAACatattgtttattttcatcatcgcTTTCATCATCCTCCGATTGTGAAGCTGGATATCGTAGTGCCATACATTGTTCCACCCTGTCATTAAAATGTATATGTCTATTTTTAGTAGGTTTGTTAGATTTTTCACTTGGGTTTGAGGTTAATATTGATGATAATCCCATGGAattgttttcattatctCTATTGGAGGAAGATGTTGAGGAGGGGAACCTATTATTATCAGGAGAATTTAGGTTTTGATCCAAGTTAGCCTTACGATCATTGGTACTATTTTCTAGTATGCTTTTGTTTGATTGTGCCGTTGACCTATTGTTTTGAACATGAAGCGCTGACTTTAAATGCAGGTCTTCTTCTCCCTTGTCACCGCCAccatttgaattttctcCTACAGGATTCGGTATGGTAGAATTATCTTTTTTGTCAGAGTGTTGACTCTTCAAACTAACGCTACTGTTCGATTCTTTGGGATAATGGTAGTACTGGGCGTTAACTTGAGCGGCCAGAGCATCGAAATCGTCATGGACGTTTTTGTTGCCATTGGGATCCATTATTACCGAAGCATGTTTCATTTCTGTCATGTGTTTTCTTGCCTCATTCAGTTTCCATAAAGCGTTGTCCTCTATAATTTCTGTGACGgttctcttcttcaaaattggtTTCGGAGCAGCTGCGATCGactttgaatttttagTGGGCATTGAAATTCTCTTggaattttcatcatccgAACCATATCCTCTTTCTAGATcatgttcttcttcactttgGGCATTACCTTCAGAATCTCTTACAATAGGGCCATATAGCCAAGTCACATCAGAATCTTTTGACCAATTAACCACTTCAGGTGACACTGTTTTCAAGTTGTTTCTTGCTTTTGCCCATGTTCTCCATGAGGCATTTTCTAACCTAGCAGCATTTACTAGATCAAcatctcttttctttttctttaggATGATATATTTCCAAGAATTAGAAATTTCTGATTCTTTCCATTCATGTGACAGATAGTCAACATGTCTTTCTGGCTCTACCACTACGTCATTATCATCTTGTGGAATTAAGTAGCTATCATTATCCGCCGGCGGTGGAGAAACGGAGGTTGAGTGTTCCTGATAGCCGTCATCATAATCATCATCTGAAGAATTGCTTGAAGAATTATTAGATGAGTTGtcataatattcattgTCGTTATCATATAAGTCGTCTGACCTTCCTAGCAATTTCTTGGTAGGGTCAATATATTCATCAAGAAGGCCCATTgatcttgttcttttaaGGTTGAAAGTTGATTTATggaaatcatcatcatttttcgCTTGAACAGCCATCGATACTGAAGGCCCCATATCTTCGTCGTTGTCGTTATCGTTACCACTAATTTTGACATCACTTTTGCTATTACTTTCATGGCTCGCATTTCTATTTACATGCtcgttttcaatatctttcTTACCGGCGAAGTAATTTGCTAGATTTGTTGAcatttttggatttttcttATCTCGTCTTCGTCAATATGCTTGCTTTAGGATTTATAATCTTCAAGGATATTATCTTTTCCCCCTTGCTTTGACTTTTCAACGTTCGTACAGAACACCAG
This is a stretch of genomic DNA from Saccharomyces cerevisiae S288C chromosome IV, complete sequence. It encodes these proteins:
- the REG1 gene encoding protein phosphatase regulator REG1 (Regulatory subunit of type 1 protein phosphatase Glc7p; involved in negative regulation of glucose-repressible genes; involved in regulation of the nucleocytoplasmic shuttling of Hxk2p; REG1 has a paralog, REG2, that arose from the whole genome duplication); translation: MSTNLANYFAGKKDIENEHVNRNASHESNSKSDVKISGNDNDNDEDMGPSVSMAVQAKNDDDFHKSTFNLKRTRSMGLLDEYIDPTKKLLGRSDDLYDNDNEYYDNSSNNSSSNSSDDDYDDGYQEHSTSVSPPPADNDSYLIPQDDNDVVVEPERHVDYLSHEWKESEISNSWKYIILKKKKRDVDLVNAARLENASWRTWAKARNNLKTVSPEVVNWSKDSDVTWLYGPIVRDSEGNAQSEEEHDLERGYGSDDENSKRISMPTKNSKSIAAAPKPILKKRTVTEIIEDNALWKLNEARKHMTEMKHASVIMDPNGNKNVHDDFDALAAQVNAQYYHYPKESNSSVSLKSQHSDKKDNSTIPNPVGENSNGGGDKGEEDLHLKSALHVQNNRSTAQSNKSILENSTNDRKANLDQNLNSPDNNRFPSSTSSSNRDNENNSMGLSSILTSNPSEKSNKPTKNRHIHFNDRVEQCMALRYPASQSEDDESDDENKQYVDVNNNANVTTINNNRTPLLAIQHKSIPINSATEHLNKNTSDDDTSSQSSSSSHSDDEEHGGLYINARFSRRSDSGVHSPITDNSSVASSTTSRAHVRPIIKLLPDTTLNYGSDEESDNGEFNGYGNAVSHNVNTSRGYDYIYDYNSVYTGDTSSFLPVDSCDIVDVPEGMDLQTAIADDNASNYEFNNAVESKEKHVPQLHKASANNTTRQHGSHMLLYDDDNYSSSSDSEQQFIEDSQYNSSDDEEEEDDDDQEVDDNHDEGLSLRRTLSLGKSGSTNSLYDLAQPSLSSATPQQKNPTNFTGGKTDVDKDAQLAVRPYPLKRNSSSGNFIFNSDSEEESSSEEEQRPLPANSQLVNRSVLKGSVTPANISSQKKKALPKQPKASDSSQSFRIVNNTPSPAEVGASDVAIEGYFSPRNESIKSVVSGGNMMDHQDHSEMDTLAKGFENCHINNASKLKDKKVDSVQTTRKEASLTDSSNESLHKVVQNARGMASKYLHSWKKSDVKPQENGNDSS